The Gymnogyps californianus isolate 813 chromosome 5, ASM1813914v2, whole genome shotgun sequence genome contains a region encoding:
- the BMP4 gene encoding bone morphogenetic protein 4 isoform X1: MIPGNRMLMVILLCQVLLGGTNHASLIPETGRKKVAELQGQAGSGRRSAQSHELLRGFETTLLQMFGLRRRPQPSKSAVIPSYMLDLYRLQSGEEEESLQEISLQYPERSTSRANTVRSFHHEEHLETVPGPSEAPRIRFVFNLSSVPENEVISSAELRLYREQVEEPSAAWERGFHRINIYEVMKPLSERAQAITRLLDTRLVHHNVTRWETFDVSPAVIRWTKDKQPNHGLVIEVTHLHHAQTHQGKHVRISRSLPQGRGDWAQLRPLLVTFGHDGRGHALTRRARRSPKHQRSRKNKKNCRRHALYVDFSDVGWNDWIVAPPGYQAFYCHGDCPFPLADHLNSTNHAIVQTLVNSVNSSIPKACCVPTELSAISMLYLDEYDKVPRIPLCWGCATWEMRVPGD, translated from the exons ATGATTCCTGGTAACCGAATGCTGATGGTCATCCTACTATGCCAAGTCCTGCTAGGAGGTACTAACCATGCTAGCCTGATACCGGAGACCGGCAGGAAGAAAGTCGCAGAGCTTCAGGGACAAGCCGGATCCGGACGCCGCTCTGCCCAAAGCCATGAACTCTTGCGGGGTTTCGAAACAACTCTGCTGCAGATGTTTGGGCTGCGAAGGCGGCCTCAGCCCAGCAAGTCAGCCGTCATTCCTAGTTACATGCTGGATCTCTATCGACTCcagtctggagaagaggaggaaagcctCCAGGAAATTAGCCTGCAGTACCCTGAGCGATCGACCAGCCGGGCAAACACCGTGAGGAGTTTCCACCATGAAG AGCACCTGGAGACCGTCCCGGGTCCCAGCGAGGCGCCCCGGATCCGCTTCGTCTTCAACCTCAGCAGCGTGCCGGAAAACGAGGTGATCTCCTCGGCGGAGCTGCGGCTGTACCGGGAGCAGGTGGAGGAGCCGAGCGCGGCGTGGGAGAGGGGCTTCCACCGGATAAACATTTACGAAGTGATGAAGCCGCTGTCGGAGCGTGCTCAGGCCATTACGCGCCTGTTGGACACGCGTCTGGTGCACCACAACGTGACGCGCTGGGAGACCTTTGATGTGAGCCCGGCTGTGATCCGGTGGACCAAGGACAAGCAACCGAACCACGGGCTGGTGATCGAGGTGACCCACCTCCACCACGCACAGACTCATCAGGGCAAACACGTCAGGATTAGCCGATCTTTACCTCAAGGGCGCGGGGACTGGGCTCAGCTCAGGCCGCTCCTGGTCACTTTTGGGCACGACGGGCGAGGCCACGCGCTGACCCGTAGAGCCCGCCGGAGCCCCAAGCACCAGCGTTCCcgcaagaacaaaaaaaactgCCGCCGCCATGCCCTCTATGTGGATTTCAGCGACGTGGGCTGGAACGACTGGATCGTGGCACCCCCGGGGTACCAGGCGTTTTACTGCCACGGGGACTGCCCCTTCCCTCTGGCCGACCACCTCAACTCCACGAACCACGCCATCGTGCAGACGCTGGTGAACTCCGTGAACTCCAGCATCCCCAAGGCCTGCTGCGTGCCCACGGAGCTGAGCGCCATCTCCATGCTCTACCTGGATGAGTATGACAAG GTACCGCGGATccccctgtgctggggctgcgCCACGTGGGAGATGAGGGTCCCTGGAGATTAA
- the BMP4 gene encoding bone morphogenetic protein 4 isoform X2, with product MIPGNRMLMVILLCQVLLGGTNHASLIPETGRKKVAELQGQAGSGRRSAQSHELLRGFETTLLQMFGLRRRPQPSKSAVIPSYMLDLYRLQSGEEEESLQEISLQYPERSTSRANTVRSFHHEEHLETVPGPSEAPRIRFVFNLSSVPENEVISSAELRLYREQVEEPSAAWERGFHRINIYEVMKPLSERAQAITRLLDTRLVHHNVTRWETFDVSPAVIRWTKDKQPNHGLVIEVTHLHHAQTHQGKHVRISRSLPQGRGDWAQLRPLLVTFGHDGRGHALTRRARRSPKHQRSRKNKKNCRRHALYVDFSDVGWNDWIVAPPGYQAFYCHGDCPFPLADHLNSTNHAIVQTLVNSVNSSIPKACCVPTELSAISMLYLDEYDKVVLKNYQEMVVEGCGCR from the exons ATGATTCCTGGTAACCGAATGCTGATGGTCATCCTACTATGCCAAGTCCTGCTAGGAGGTACTAACCATGCTAGCCTGATACCGGAGACCGGCAGGAAGAAAGTCGCAGAGCTTCAGGGACAAGCCGGATCCGGACGCCGCTCTGCCCAAAGCCATGAACTCTTGCGGGGTTTCGAAACAACTCTGCTGCAGATGTTTGGGCTGCGAAGGCGGCCTCAGCCCAGCAAGTCAGCCGTCATTCCTAGTTACATGCTGGATCTCTATCGACTCcagtctggagaagaggaggaaagcctCCAGGAAATTAGCCTGCAGTACCCTGAGCGATCGACCAGCCGGGCAAACACCGTGAGGAGTTTCCACCATGAAG AGCACCTGGAGACCGTCCCGGGTCCCAGCGAGGCGCCCCGGATCCGCTTCGTCTTCAACCTCAGCAGCGTGCCGGAAAACGAGGTGATCTCCTCGGCGGAGCTGCGGCTGTACCGGGAGCAGGTGGAGGAGCCGAGCGCGGCGTGGGAGAGGGGCTTCCACCGGATAAACATTTACGAAGTGATGAAGCCGCTGTCGGAGCGTGCTCAGGCCATTACGCGCCTGTTGGACACGCGTCTGGTGCACCACAACGTGACGCGCTGGGAGACCTTTGATGTGAGCCCGGCTGTGATCCGGTGGACCAAGGACAAGCAACCGAACCACGGGCTGGTGATCGAGGTGACCCACCTCCACCACGCACAGACTCATCAGGGCAAACACGTCAGGATTAGCCGATCTTTACCTCAAGGGCGCGGGGACTGGGCTCAGCTCAGGCCGCTCCTGGTCACTTTTGGGCACGACGGGCGAGGCCACGCGCTGACCCGTAGAGCCCGCCGGAGCCCCAAGCACCAGCGTTCCcgcaagaacaaaaaaaactgCCGCCGCCATGCCCTCTATGTGGATTTCAGCGACGTGGGCTGGAACGACTGGATCGTGGCACCCCCGGGGTACCAGGCGTTTTACTGCCACGGGGACTGCCCCTTCCCTCTGGCCGACCACCTCAACTCCACGAACCACGCCATCGTGCAGACGCTGGTGAACTCCGTGAACTCCAGCATCCCCAAGGCCTGCTGCGTGCCCACGGAGCTGAGCGCCATCTCCATGCTCTACCTGGATGAGTATGACAAGGTGGTCCTGAAAAACTACCAGGAGATGGTGGTGGAGGGGTGCGGGTGCCGCTGA